The genomic window AGCGCCAAACCGATTTTAAATAAGACCGGTATGCTTTTGCTCTTAAATATGGGTATGCTCATCAAAATGGCGCCGATTCGCAAAAAGATCAGAAAAAAAATCTGCAATTCATCTATCGGAATCGAGAACGATATCATCTATGAACATCACCTTCTGACAATGTTTAGTTAGCCGGCATCAACGAATGTAAGTAGCAATGTTACTGAACAAATTGGTTGTGAACGCCAGCATGGTTTGCATCATCCAGGGTAGAAAAAACAATAGCGCACTTGCCACCGCCAGCATCTTGGGAATAAAGGTCAGCGTCATCTCGTTTATGGAGGTTGCAGACTGAAATATGCTGACCATCAGTCCCACCAGCAAACCGGCCAGCAGCATTGGCGCGGCCAGCAAAATAGCGGTTTTAATGGCCTCAAAAAAAAAGCCGGTTAAGAATTCAGGTGTCATATCACAAAGCTCCTGACCAATGATCCAATCAGCAGATTCCAACCATCTGCCAATACAAACAGCATCAACTTGAACGGCAATGAAATCATAATCGGGGGCAGCATCATCATCCCCATCGACAGCAAAACACTGGCCACCACCATGTCAATGATTAAAAAGGGTACATACAGCAACAACCCGATCTGAAAAGCGGTTTTGACTTCGCTGATGATAAAAGAGGGAATCAGCACCGACGTCGGAATATCGTCTACATCCTTGGGACGCTGCACTTTTGCGATTTCGACAAACAAGGCCAGATCCTTTTTCCGTGTCTGCTTGAACATAAATTTACGCACCGGTGCAGCCGCATTTTGCAGGGCCTGCTGCTGATCAATTTTTTCATCCAGATACGGTTGCAGCGCATTTTGATTGACCTGTTGCCAAACCGGCGTCATGATAAAAAACGTTAAAAACAGCGCCAAACCCACAATGACCTGATTGGGCGGCATTTGCATGGTTCCCAGAGCACGGCGTAACAGTGACAGCACAATCACACAGCGCGTAAATGAGGTCAGCATGATTAAAATGGCCGGCGCCAGTGACAGGATGGTCATTAACAGAAAAATCTGTAACACCACTGCCATTTTCCCCGGCTCCCGGCTTTCATCCATATCGATAGAAATGAAGGCCGGGGTTTGAACTGGCTCGGCCGCGGCACTGTCGTATGCCGTGCCAAAAATCGCGCCTATGGCGACGACGATCACCGCCGCAACCAACAGCAATCGCTGAAGGCCATATCGCAGACTGCCCTTATCGCAGCCGTTTTGTTTGCGGGCAGCGACACGACAACCAGCCCCGATGGGGCCATTTAAAGCATTTTCTTTGGTCATTATTGGTCGTTTTTTGACGCCGCAAACCGGCGGGTTAATTTATTAAGGTGCTCTGAAAACGTAGGGGCAATCCGATCGTTTCCCGGTTCATGAATTTGGTCCAAAATCACGGGGTCTTTTATTTTCGTCAGCAGACGAATGGTATCGCCGGCGATTCCCACCACCAGTATGGCCCCCGGGACTTCCACCAGAGAAATATTTTTCTTCAAACCAATATACTGGCTGGCCAATATGCGGATCATTTTGCCGCCAGAACCAAGGGTGTCTTTGCGCATGACGCGTTTGCTGATATAAAAAAAGACGCCCAGACCCGCCAGTACCAATGCCAACGCAGATATCATTTTTAAGGTCGTTGTCAACATGTCGGGTGTCGCATTCATTTTAACCCCTTAATTCGTTCGCTGGGACTGATAATTTCACTCAAACGGATGCCATATTTCTCATTCACCACGACCACCTCTCCCCGCGCGACGAGTTTTTGGTTGGCAAAAATCTCCAGGGTTTCTCCGGCCAATTTGGATAACTCGATGACCGATCCCTGGCCCAGATGCAGCAGTTCATTGATTAACATTTTGGTTCGACCGAGCTCGACTGAAATTTCCAGCGGAATATCCAACAAAAAATCCATATCGCCCGTTAAGGCGTTGTGTTTGGCACCGGTGGCTTTCTCATTTTTAGCGGTCGCCGGTTTCGGTTGATCATCCGCTTTGTCAGCGGCTGCCGGATTGGCCTCCGATGGCGCCTTATGTTTATCTTGCTTTGTGTCTGTCTCAGGCATCGCTATCTTTTGCCTCCATTTGAATTTATCAATTTTGCAATTTCCACAGCGCGGTTGCCCTTGATAATACCCGGGTAGCCGAGATATTTGGGAACCTGATCAACGCTGATGGAAATCAAGTCTTCCGGTCCGGCTTTGAGACTAATCACATCTTCCACTTGCAGGTTAATCAGTTCGCGCACGGTCTGCTGGGTTCGACCCAACTCAGCGATAATGGTCACAAAAGTATCTTTGAGCAAATTTTTGAGCTGGGGACTCCAGGTATTTTTGAGGTCTTGGTCGCGCAGATATTTGGGCGACAGTTTTTCTTTAATCGGTTCCAGCATCAGGTAAGGAAGCGCCAGATGAAAGTTACCGGAAAACTCCTGCCCTTTGAGGGCAAAAACGATGATCAGCATCACATCGTTGGGCGGAACCAGCTGCACAAATTCAGGCTTGGTTTCAATTTTTTTCAGGTCGATCTGGACGGGATAAATGGCCGACCAAGATTGCTCAAAGCGCACCAAAAGATCGAGGGCAAACTTTTTAATCATGCGCTGTTCGATCTGGGTAAAATCACGTATTTGGGTAGATGGCTTACCATCGCCGCCGAACATGCAGTCGATCAGGGAAAAGACAAGATTAGACTCGATGCACAGCAGGGCCTTGCCGATCAGCGGTTTCATGCTAAACATATTGAAACTCGTCGGGCTTGAAAAGGCGCTAATAAACTCCTGATATTTAACCATTTCAGTCGAGACAAAATCGATGGTGATCGTTCTTTGCATCGCAGACAGCAACGTGTTTTGCACGGTGCGCAGGAACTTATCATACACTTCTTCCAAGGCTGAAAATTGATCACGTAAGATAACATCGTGGGATGTTAAGTTATACGGAGCGGCCTCGACCTCTTTTGACGGACCCTGCTCAACATCAACATCCCCTCTATCCATGGCGGAAAGCAGCGCATCAATTTCATCTTGTGTCAGTATTTGATTAGACATATTACGACGCTTTATTGCACAACAAATTCAGTAAAAAAGATATCGCTGACCACCTCTGCCGGGAACAGGCTGTTGAGTTTACCGATAATCTCATCGCGCAACGCGACCTTGCCTTCCACACTGGCGATGTCTTCAAATCGCTTGGTGGGCAGAATCATCAAGATGCGGTCTCGAATCTGAGGCAATCTTTCGTTGAGCTTATCGGTATCGGTTGGCGCCGCCAACTCGAGATCCATGGTGATTCTTAAATACCGGTTGCGCTCTTCGTCAGCCAGATTGACAATAAACGTGTCTAGCGAAAAAAGCGGCCCCAGTTGGGCTGTTTGGCTCTGTTCAGCTTCAGTGTTGGCTTCTCCGTTTCCCGCCGTATTGATCTCAGAAAGCTTATTCCACATCATAAAAAATCCGGCGGCCAGACCAATGGTGATGACCAGCATGGCAGCGATAACGATAAACATTAGTTTATTTGACATTTTCCTGTTTACCCTCCGTTAATAATAAAATTTCCACCCGTCTGTTTTTCAATCGGTTGGCGGGCGTATCATTGTCGACCAGCGGCCTGGATTCGCCATATCCGACCGCTGAAAGCCGACGGGGATCGATGTTGCCGTTCTCAATAAAATACTTGACCACATTCACCGCACGGGCCACCGACAGTTCCCAGTTTGAAGGATAACGCGGCGTCTGGATGGGGATGTTGTCAGTATGCCCTTCCACCCGAACCGCATCAGAACCGAGATGAATAACCTTGGCGACTTGATTTAACAGCCCATTGCCCTGTCGGTTGATGTCTGCTTTACCAAAATCAAATAGAATCTGGTCTTCAAAAGAAAGCCGAATCCCCTGGTGTATCGGGGTGATTTGAATGCCAAAATCGGCTTGCAAAGATTTAACCAGCGCATCGTTCAACAGCCCGGTTAGACGCTTTTTGTCTTTGTCAGTCTTGACGCCCTCGGGCTGGGTGAGAATGTGGGACATATCCTCAACCGGCTGAGCCGCTCGGACACTGATACCGACTTTTTGGCCTTCTTCGAGCAGGCCCAGCCCGCTTTGCAGCGCAAACTGAAAATCCTGCATTTTTCTGGCATCAACGCTGCTCATGGTGAACAGCAACACAAAAAAAACCATCAGCAGCGTCACCAAATCATTGAAAGTGGTCAGCCAGCCGGCACTGTTACCGCTTTGTTCTCCGGAATTTTTTGGCCGTCTTCTCATGAGCGCTCCTCGTCCGCTGAATTCTGAATCTGCGGTCTAATGAAGATCACTTCAACCCGGCGATTTTTAGTGCGGTTTTCAGCAGTGTCGTTGGCCACCAGGGGCTGAAACTCGCCAAACCCTTCAGCTGACAGACGCTGCGCATCGATTTGGTGATGTTCAATAAAATACCGTAATACATTCACCGCCCGGCCGGTGGACAATTCCCAGTTGGACGGGAACAAAAACGTGTGGATGGGCACATTGTCGGTATGTCCCTCAATGCGGATTAAATATTGGGTTTGGGCAATAATCGCCCCGATTTTTTCAAGCAACGGCAATGCCTGCGGTGAAATGGTCGCCACGCCCGATTCAAAAAGGGTAAGTTCAGACAGACGCATCACCAGGCCTTCTTTGGAAAACAGCACCTCGAGCTCATCTTTGAGGTCAAACCGATCCGAAAGCCTCTCAAGATGTTCATGAAGCTTGGCCATAGTCGAGCGGGTTTCAACCATACCGGCTGATCGGGGCACGGCGGCCGATCCGGATTCAAATTTGATCCCTCCGGGGAAAAAGCTGACAGCATTGCTAAAGGAACGTACAAATCGCATCACCTTGGCCTCTTCCATGGTGGAAAATGAGCACAACATGATAAAAAAGCACAGTAAAATGAGAATAAATCCGGAGTAGACGATTTCCCATCCTGGCCCTGAATCGCCATCACCCTTTTTGGATGCATCATGTCGATGCCTTTTGCTCATATTTTATGCTTTCGCCGGTTCGGCACTGGCGCTGATACGCGCTTTGGGTGCAATAAAGGCCTTTAATTTCTGCTCAACCACACGATGGTTGTCACCGGACTGGATCGAAATAACCCCTTCCAAAATCATCTGCTTGACCAGAACTTCTTGCTTGCTGCGCGTTTTCAGTTTGTTGGATACCGGCAAAAACAGTAAGTTGGCCAGCATGGTGCCGTAAAAAGTGGTCAGCAAAGCCACCGCCATGGGTGCGCCGATCTGACTGGGATCCTCCATCTGCATCAGCATTTGCACCAACCCGATAATGGTACCCAACATCCCGACAGCTGGCGCAAAGGTTCCCATAGTTGTGAATATTTCAGAGCCCAATCGGTGACGCTCCTCCAGGTACTGAATCTCAATGGACATCACTTCCTCAATGGACGAGGACTCCATGCCGTCAATCGCCATCTGGATGCCGCGGGCCAAAAAAGGGTCCTTGATATCCTTGAGTTGGGATTCAAACGACAGGATGCCTTCTTGGCGCGCTTTTTTGGCAAAACCCGACATTAACGGGATAAATTTGCTGGCAACCTGTGAACGGTGCAAGAACACATTTTTAGCCACTTTAATCACCCCCAGGACCTCTGAGAGGGGATATGCCAGCAGGGTGGCCCCCATGGTACCGCCCAGAACGATCATTACTGAGGGGTAATTCACAAACCAGGTGCCATCACCCCCCATCAAGATCGAAATGATGACCAAACCAAACGCAACAACAATACCGATAAGAGTTGTGATATCCACGGGTCAACTCCTCCGCTATTTTAAGACCTTAATTGTATTTAAATGGTTGAAATTAGCCGCCTAACTGATAACAAAGCGGTCGGAAAAATTCGGAATCATTATTATTTTCAATGATTTTAGCAAGTATTGTGCCATTGGTCGGAATTGCGAGGCTGAAATTCAGAAATGATAAGGAAAGTAGGTAATCACCTAAACTTACTGTAAAAAGTGCCGATTTCAGGCGATCTGCCCGGTGGGTTAAGCTAAAGGGGGGCCTCCTGGGCGCCAAAACTGATCAAATTCCCGTATAGAATCCCGCTTGAACGTCAATTTTCACTGATATTTGTCAACAGTTTGACGATAACCAGCAACAAATCTCGTTATGTGGGGATCACAATATATGGTGTAGGGGCGCTATTTCACCCCCAAACTGATCGTTATTGACGCGCAACGACGAATCGACTTAAGACAGTTCTTAAGGCTGACAGACGGTACTGTCAGGATTGGCATTGATGATGCGCTGATACTCGACAATTCGCTGCGACACCTCCTCGAGCGGTTCTTTGACCATAATCTTATCGTTATTGGTAAATGTAATGACCGTCTCGGGGATGGCCTGCAGCGACTGAATACGATCCACATTGACCATCAACACAGAATCATTGAGTCGTGTTACTTTAATCATCTTGACCCCACTTTAGTTGGGTTGGTAACACAGCCGGCGCTGGTGGTAGGTATCAGAAAGAGGCTTTGTGAAACCCGCATATCCAAAACCACCACTAGAGCACCGCTGTGATTAGGATTAGCGTTTAATATTGATCAGCTCGGCAAGAATTTCGTCACTGGCGGTAATCACCCGGGAGTTGGCCTGAAAGGCGCGCTGGGTGGTAATCATCTTGACAAATTCCTGGGCAAGATCGACATTTGACATCTCAATGGCGTTGGGACTGATACTGCCCAGCCGGGCGGTCTGGGGAGGTCCGGTCATGGGCTGGCCCGAATCCCGTGACTCCGTATACAGGTTTTTGCCCATTTTGCTCAAACCATAATAATTGGGAAAATCCGCTAGCACCACCTGGTACAGCGGTGTCAACTGGCCATTGGAATAGCTGCCAGTTACCACCCCGGCTTCATCAACCGATACGCCCCGCAAAACCCCTGAAGGAAAACCGTCTTGGGTCTGGAAGGTTGTCATGAAGGGTGCTGCGAACTGGGTCAAGTCTCCGTGCGTCACACCGGCAGCATCAACAAGGTCCCAGGTCAGCGTCAGATCGCTGGCACCGCTGGTCAGACCGCTAATGGTAATCTGCGGATCAGTGTTGTTGAGCAAACCGCCAGTGGCGCCATCAAATGTATAATTGGTAACATCGATACTGATACCACCCCCACCCCCGAAGGTCCCGGCCGGCACGGTCGGGGTGACATCCCAATCATTGGCGGAGTTTTTGTCAAAGGTCAGGGTAATCGGTATGCCATTACCCAACGATTCATAAACAATGACAGTGGTAGAATAGGTATCTCCGGCGGCCGCCCCGGCGTCCAAGTTAACATCAAGAGTAAATTGTTGGGTTGCCCGTGGCGGGGAAGTGCTTTGCCCAGGCACATTGATGTCGGTAATGTTACCGATGGTAAACGTTCCGTCTGTGGCGACCGAGGTCACCTCATAGCCCTGCACATAGAGGCCGTCGGGATTGATTAGATACCCATCACGATCGAAGGTAAAATCACCGGCCCGAGTATAAAATTCAGTACCGGCGTTATCCTGCAGCAGGAAAAATCCGGCGCCGCTGATGGCCATATCGGTGGGGCTGGCGGTATTT from Desulfobacterales bacterium includes these protein-coding regions:
- the fliM gene encoding flagellar motor switch protein FliM, encoding MSNQILTQDEIDALLSAMDRGDVDVEQGPSKEVEAAPYNLTSHDVILRDQFSALEEVYDKFLRTVQNTLLSAMQRTITIDFVSTEMVKYQEFISAFSSPTSFNMFSMKPLIGKALLCIESNLVFSLIDCMFGGDGKPSTQIRDFTQIEQRMIKKFALDLLVRFEQSWSAIYPVQIDLKKIETKPEFVQLVPPNDVMLIIVFALKGQEFSGNFHLALPYLMLEPIKEKLSPKYLRDQDLKNTWSPQLKNLLKDTFVTIIAELGRTQQTVRELINLQVEDVISLKAGPEDLISISVDQVPKYLGYPGIIKGNRAVEIAKLINSNGGKR
- a CDS encoding flagellar hook protein FlgE, coding for MIGSLFAGISGLNVNSKALTVIGDNIANVNTTAFKSNRTSFANILSQSLAGTGADEIGRGVEFWGTTPIWSQGSVENTASPTDMAISGAGFFLLQDNAGTEFYTRAGDFTFDRDGYLINPDGLYVQGYEVTSVATDGTFTIGNITDINVPGQSTSPPRATQQFTLDVNLDAGAAAGDTYSTTVIVYESLGNGIPITLTFDKNSANDWDVTPTVPAGTFGGGGGISIDVTNYTFDGATGGLLNNTDPQITISGLTSGASDLTLTWDLVDAAGVTHGDLTQFAAPFMTTFQTQDGFPSGVLRGVSVDEAGVVTGSYSNGQLTPLYQVVLADFPNYYGLSKMGKNLYTESRDSGQPMTGPPQTARLGSISPNAIEMSNVDLAQEFVKMITTQRAFQANSRVITASDEILAELINIKR
- the fliQ gene encoding flagellar biosynthesis protein FliQ; the protein is MTPEFLTGFFFEAIKTAILLAAPMLLAGLLVGLMVSIFQSATSINEMTLTFIPKMLAVASALLFFLPWMMQTMLAFTTNLFSNIATYIR
- a CDS encoding flagellar motor protein MotB; translation: MSKRHRHDASKKGDGDSGPGWEIVYSGFILILLCFFIMLCSFSTMEEAKVMRFVRSFSNAVSFFPGGIKFESGSAAVPRSAGMVETRSTMAKLHEHLERLSDRFDLKDELEVLFSKEGLVMRLSELTLFESGVATISPQALPLLEKIGAIIAQTQYLIRIEGHTDNVPIHTFLFPSNWELSTGRAVNVLRYFIEHHQIDAQRLSAEGFGEFQPLVANDTAENRTKNRRVEVIFIRPQIQNSADEERS
- a CDS encoding flagellar biosynthetic protein FliO → MNATPDMLTTTLKMISALALVLAGLGVFFYISKRVMRKDTLGSGGKMIRILASQYIGLKKNISLVEVPGAILVVGIAGDTIRLLTKIKDPVILDQIHEPGNDRIAPTFSEHLNKLTRRFAASKNDQ
- a CDS encoding flagellar motor protein MotB — protein: MRRRPKNSGEQSGNSAGWLTTFNDLVTLLMVFFVLLFTMSSVDARKMQDFQFALQSGLGLLEEGQKVGISVRAAQPVEDMSHILTQPEGVKTDKDKKRLTGLLNDALVKSLQADFGIQITPIHQGIRLSFEDQILFDFGKADINRQGNGLLNQVAKVIHLGSDAVRVEGHTDNIPIQTPRYPSNWELSVARAVNVVKYFIENGNIDPRRLSAVGYGESRPLVDNDTPANRLKNRRVEILLLTEGKQENVK
- a CDS encoding motility protein A, translated to MDITTLIGIVVAFGLVIISILMGGDGTWFVNYPSVMIVLGGTMGATLLAYPLSEVLGVIKVAKNVFLHRSQVASKFIPLMSGFAKKARQEGILSFESQLKDIKDPFLARGIQMAIDGMESSSIEEVMSIEIQYLEERHRLGSEIFTTMGTFAPAVGMLGTIIGLVQMLMQMEDPSQIGAPMAVALLTTFYGTMLANLLFLPVSNKLKTRSKQEVLVKQMILEGVISIQSGDNHRVVEQKLKAFIAPKARISASAEPAKA
- a CDS encoding flagellar basal body-associated FliL family protein, with the translated sequence MSNKLMFIVIAAMLVITIGLAAGFFMMWNKLSEINTAGNGEANTEAEQSQTAQLGPLFSLDTFIVNLADEERNRYLRITMDLELAAPTDTDKLNERLPQIRDRILMILPTKRFEDIASVEGKVALRDEIIGKLNSLFPAEVVSDIFFTEFVVQ
- a CDS encoding flagellar FlbD family protein, translated to MIKVTRLNDSVLMVNVDRIQSLQAIPETVITFTNNDKIMVKEPLEEVSQRIVEYQRIINANPDSTVCQP
- the fliN gene encoding flagellar motor switch protein FliN, translated to MPETDTKQDKHKAPSEANPAAADKADDQPKPATAKNEKATGAKHNALTGDMDFLLDIPLEISVELGRTKMLINELLHLGQGSVIELSKLAGETLEIFANQKLVARGEVVVVNEKYGIRLSEIISPSERIKGLK
- the fliP gene encoding flagellar type III secretion system pore protein FliP (The bacterial flagellar biogenesis protein FliP forms a type III secretion system (T3SS)-type pore required for flagellar assembly.) → MTKENALNGPIGAGCRVAARKQNGCDKGSLRYGLQRLLLVAAVIVVAIGAIFGTAYDSAAAEPVQTPAFISIDMDESREPGKMAVVLQIFLLMTILSLAPAILIMLTSFTRCVIVLSLLRRALGTMQMPPNQVIVGLALFLTFFIMTPVWQQVNQNALQPYLDEKIDQQQALQNAAAPVRKFMFKQTRKKDLALFVEIAKVQRPKDVDDIPTSVLIPSFIISEVKTAFQIGLLLYVPFLIIDMVVASVLLSMGMMMLPPIMISLPFKLMLFVLADGWNLLIGSLVRSFVI